CTGTTTGGATTTACACTAATAGAAGATAATACTAAATTTTTTACTTCAACCGTAAAATCCTGATTTGAACTCATCCATCCATCGCTTACCTTTATCGAGACTTCATTCTCACCCAATTGATTCTCTGTTGGTGTCCAACTGATAACCCCTGTTGAAGGGTTTATGGTCATACCTTCAGGGTAAACTGTTAAACTATATTTTAAATCAGTATTGTTGTCATCTATTGCTTCTACCTGGTAACTATAAATACTGCCCAGTTTAACTGTTTCAGGAGGATTTGACTGAATAACTGGAGCTTCATTGCCAAAAAATGGAAGCATACATCCGTTGGTAAACATAGTTATTACAGATAAAAGAATTAATAACATGATAGTTTTTTTCATTTGCTCACCCCCTTCCCTGATTAAACTTTTAGGACTAAAATTACATTTATATATGATAATATTTTCATATATAAAAATTATATCATCGGCTGTCAATATTTCAATTCTTTAGCGTCTAAATTATGGATAAAACTTGACATTTTTGTTAAAAATGTTATGATTATCTACTGAATAAAATTAAAAAGTAAATACAATAAATTTTATTTAAATATATTCTAAAGGAGTTGCAAAAAATGGAAATTAACATAACAAGTGAAGCTGTACAAAAATTGAACAAGATGATTAAAGACGCAAATCAAGCCTCTAAGAAAATACGCATAGCAATCACAGGTATTGGCTGAGGGGGCCCAAGATTTAGTGTTGCTCTGGATGAGCAACAAGAAAAGGATAAAACTATTAAGGCAGAGAATCTTGATTTTATAGTTGATAAAAATTTGGCTGAACAGGTAAATACCTTCCATATTGATTATAAGGATTATTTTCTGAATAAAGGATTCCAGGTATATGCAAGCGGCTATAAATCTTCATTCTGCTAAAATATAGACAATACAGAGGTAGCCGGTAATGTAATTTTACTTTGTCGGTTACCTCTGCTTTGATGTAAAATATATAATTTTGTCTTTCACTTTTTCCCCGCTTAACTTTTCCCAGACATATGCGTAAAGATTAATCTGATTTTGATATGTTTTTTCTAAATATTCATAATCTTTTTCATATTCAGGGCAATCTGTTTTATAGTCTACAATAATCCATCCTGTCGGCTCTTTAAAAACAAGGTCAATAATACCATTCAGTAATATTGGAGATAATTCTTTTACCCGGGTATCAATATCCTTGATCAGGTGTTTATAAAGTGATTCTTCTGCTGTGATATTAAAATTAAAGGGAACTTCTGTTAAAACTTTTTCCGATTTGGTAATCCTGGAATATAAATCGCTTTTCTGAAAAACCTGTATCAGTTTGAACAACTCTTCTTTCCGTTCTATTGCAATACTGTTTTTTTCCAGAACATAAATAATAAATGATAGCAGAATTTTGTCTGACGGTTGCTCATTGAGAAAATATTCCAGTGTTTCATGAACCGCATTGCCCCAGTCTGTTCCACCTATATCTTTTTTAGGAGGTTCGTATGCTTGTTTAGAATGGGTATTTTTAAGTGCCGAAGGCGTTTTCTCAATATAGTCGGCAACAAGTAATCTCTGATACTTGTCTGTAATCTCAGTATTACACTTTTCATAATCTGTTGTAAGGTACTCTATTTTTGTTTTCTTTTCTTTTTCCTCAGGAATATCAGGAATATCCAGAATCATGTCTTCTGTGCTATTTGTTAATAAAGGACTCCAGGGGATATTTTTGTTTTGGGCTTTCTGTCTTCCAAGGCTGCTTATTATTAATAAGTTTTTTGCCCTGGTAGCCGCCACATATAACAGCCGTGTCTCTTCTGACTGTAAATACATCTCCTCTGTTTGGCAATAATCTTCCCATTTAGGAGGTTGGGCAATAATTTTACCACTACCATAGTCATTAGATTTTTTTACAATAAAGTAACCTGATGGTTCCTTTGTCCGGCGCTGAATATGACAATCCGGTTCATGCTTTCTATTATTAAAAGGAATTGCCAGAAAAACTATCGGTGCCTCCAAACCTTTGGCTTTGTGTAAATTCATAATGCGTACAGTATTACTCTCAGCCTTTAAATCAAACTCCTCTTCGACAGCTGAGTCCCATAACCTCTCGATTTCTTCCACCATACCGGAAAAGGTGTAAAAGCGTTCCATTTCCAGTTTTCGCAAATATTGCAATAAAAAATAAAGCTCGTTATCCTGAATGACAGCCTCTGTTTCCAAACTGGCAGCAAGCTGCAAACCGGAACAGTTTACTATCTTCTCTAAAGCAAAGACAGGCAATAATTCCCGACTCCAGCAATAATATTTTTTCAACTGCTCAAAGACAAACCTGAATCTTTCTTTAAGATTTTCCTGGACAGTACCGGGAATTTCAGTAAAAATATCAAATACTCCCCCTGATTCTTTGAACTGATAGAGTTCATCGTCGGAAAAACCATAAAATATTCCCCGTAATACTGCAATTAATAAAACCTGGTTCTCAGGGTCTCTCAACAAACGCAATAGTTTCAATAATTCACGAATCCCCTGAGATTGATTAATTGCTGCAGCCCCGGATACAGTAACCGGAATGTCATAATCATTCAATATCCTTGCATAGATATCAATTCCCTTTTTATAACGTACTAAAATCATAAAATCACTATAATCTATTTCCGGATTTTTACCCAGATTCAACTCCTCTTTTTTTCGGTTTATTTTATATTTTTTATTTGTCCAATCTTTAATAATCTTTGCAATTGCCTGTGCATCATTCTCAATAGTTTTTTCCTTCAACCTTTCTTTAGAAATAACCAATTGTTTTATTCCGGATAAAATTCCTTCTTTATCCTCTCTAACTGCATTCATAGGAGAGTATTTTGCCTGAAAATCACCTGCCTGGGAAGAAAATAAATCACTGAAAACAGGATTGAGATAATCGCTGATAGATTTCAGTGAACGAAAATTACTGTTGAGTTGAATTACCTTTCCAAAGCTTTTTTTGATTAATGATTTTACCTGGTTATAGACAGCGATATCTGCCCTGCGAAAATGATAGATTGACTGCTGTGGGTCACCTACAATAAAAAGAGAGCCCTGTCGAGGCACTAATTGTTGCCAGTGTTTCTCATTAA
This genomic window from Atribacterota bacterium contains:
- a CDS encoding Ig domain-containing protein codes for the protein MKKTIMLLILLSVITMFTNGCMLPFFGNEAPVIQSNPPETVKLGSIYSYQVEAIDDNNTDLKYSLTVYPEGMTINPSTGVISWTPTENQLGENEVSIKVSDGWMSSNQDFTVEVKNLVLSSISVNPN
- a CDS encoding UvrD-helicase domain-containing protein — its product is MSKDHNRIILSDEKARKQILTDLRHNFLVEASAGSGKTSSLVGRMVALVQSGTYSIEQIVAITFTRKAAIEMKERFQEKMESVLMQCKDIRGKELLRKALADIEQCYIGTIHSFCARLLREFPIEAGLDPAFQEMDEIDNVLFMEKAWENHLGNLKVTDSEILKNLEYSGIEIKDLKGCYKHVCLYPDTRISYKISANPNLSKTWKKMVSFCEEADEYIPKPETEKGYDKIQEAIQQVLRLKDYSAFIEKDYNKISLLENFDRNFSSSSTITLNRWQSKEVAKQYKETVLPELRDKYIQPALREWREYCYYHVFQFIKPAVEHYHNFRDKHSMVNFQDLLIKVAKLLKEYPHVRKYFQQKYKTLLVDEFQDTDPIQAEIIFYLTGSDINEKHWQQLVPRQGSLFIVGDPQQSIYHFRRADIAVYNQVKSLIKKSFGKVIQLNSNFRSLKSISDYLNPVFSDLFSSQAGDFQAKYSPMNAVREDKEGILSGIKQLVISKERLKEKTIENDAQAIAKIIKDWTNKKYKINRKKEELNLGKNPEIDYSDFMILVRYKKGIDIYARILNDYDIPVTVSGAAAINQSQGIRELLKLLRLLRDPENQVLLIAVLRGIFYGFSDDELYQFKESGGVFDIFTEIPGTVQENLKERFRFVFEQLKKYYCWSRELLPVFALEKIVNCSGLQLAASLETEAVIQDNELYFLLQYLRKLEMERFYTFSGMVEEIERLWDSAVEEEFDLKAESNTVRIMNLHKAKGLEAPIVFLAIPFNNRKHEPDCHIQRRTKEPSGYFIVKKSNDYGSGKIIAQPPKWEDYCQTEEMYLQSEETRLLYVAATRAKNLLIISSLGRQKAQNKNIPWSPLLTNSTEDMILDIPDIPEEKEKKTKIEYLTTDYEKCNTEITDKYQRLLVADYIEKTPSALKNTHSKQAYEPPKKDIGGTDWGNAVHETLEYFLNEQPSDKILLSFIIYVLEKNSIAIERKEELFKLIQVFQKSDLYSRITKSEKVLTEVPFNFNITAEESLYKHLIKDIDTRVKELSPILLNGIIDLVFKEPTGWIIVDYKTDCPEYEKDYEYLEKTYQNQINLYAYVWEKLSGEKVKDKIIYFTSKQR